Proteins co-encoded in one Candidatus Thiodictyon syntrophicum genomic window:
- a CDS encoding phosphoketolase, producing the protein MTAQQPDSTTPDPLSADLLRKMNAYWRACNYLAAGMIYLRDNPLLREPLQEAHIKERLLGHWGASPGLSFIWVHMNRIIRAQNQEAIFLAGPGHGAPGVLAPIYLEGTYSEVYPNKSEDEEGLQAFFKQFSFPGGIGSHCTPETPGSIHEGGELGYSISHAFGAAFDNPNLLVVVAVGDGESETGPLATSWHSSKFLNPIRDGAVLPVLHLNGYKINNPTLLARIPNEELASLMRGYGWTPHFVEGDDPLTMHQLMAATLDRCLGEIHGIQQAARTSGEATRGHWPMIVLRSPKGWTGPKEVDGHRVEGFWRAHQVPLAGLHNNPAHLKQLEDWLRSYKPEELFDDAGRLIPELKELAPTGNLRMSASPHANGGILRRALRMPDFRTYAADVGTPGTTRAMNTKPLGAMLRDIMADNMRNFRVFGPDENSSNKLDAIYAVSKKLWLCDYKPEDADGGELAPDGRVLEMLSEHTLEGWYEGYLLTGRHGFFATYEAFVHVIDSMYNQHAKWLAICNEIPWRAPVSSLNLLITSTVWRQDHNGFTHQDPGFLDVVVNKNPHVTRIYLPPDVNCLLSTADHCLRSMNNINVIVCDKQDHLQYLSMDEAVKHCTKGLGIWEWASNDQGAEPDVVMVGCGDIPTKEALAATAMLREAFADIKIRFVNVVDLFRMQPAGEHPHGLSDADFDSIFTKNRPIIFNFHGYPWLIHRLAYRRTNHANLHVRGYKEKGNINTPLELAISNEIDRFSLAIDVINRVPRLQATGAHVKQRLRDLQIEARAYAFENGIDKPEFDQWTWPL; encoded by the coding sequence ATGACCGCCCAACAGCCCGACTCGACGACCCCAGACCCCTTGTCTGCCGACCTTCTGCGCAAGATGAACGCCTACTGGCGCGCCTGCAACTACCTGGCCGCCGGCATGATCTATCTGCGGGACAACCCCCTGTTGCGCGAGCCCCTGCAAGAGGCGCACATCAAAGAGCGGCTGCTGGGCCATTGGGGCGCAAGCCCGGGTCTGTCCTTCATCTGGGTCCACATGAACCGGATTATCCGGGCACAGAACCAGGAGGCCATCTTCCTGGCCGGCCCCGGTCATGGCGCCCCGGGCGTGCTGGCCCCAATCTACCTGGAGGGGACCTACTCCGAGGTCTACCCCAACAAGAGCGAGGACGAGGAGGGCCTGCAGGCCTTTTTCAAGCAGTTCTCCTTCCCCGGCGGCATCGGCTCCCACTGTACCCCCGAGACCCCCGGCTCCATCCACGAGGGGGGGGAACTCGGCTATTCGATCTCCCACGCCTTCGGCGCCGCCTTCGACAACCCCAACCTCCTGGTGGTCGTGGCGGTGGGCGACGGCGAGTCGGAGACCGGCCCGTTGGCCACCTCCTGGCACTCCAGCAAGTTCCTGAATCCGATCCGCGATGGGGCCGTGCTGCCGGTCCTGCATCTCAACGGCTACAAGATCAACAACCCCACCCTGCTCGCGCGCATTCCCAACGAGGAACTGGCGAGCCTGATGCGCGGCTACGGCTGGACCCCCCACTTCGTCGAGGGCGATGACCCGCTCACGATGCACCAACTCATGGCCGCCACGCTCGATCGCTGCCTCGGCGAGATCCATGGCATCCAGCAGGCCGCGCGCACCAGCGGTGAGGCCACCCGCGGCCACTGGCCCATGATCGTGCTGCGCTCGCCCAAGGGCTGGACCGGCCCCAAGGAGGTGGACGGTCACCGGGTGGAAGGCTTCTGGCGCGCCCACCAGGTCCCGCTCGCGGGCCTGCACAACAACCCGGCGCATCTGAAGCAGCTCGAGGACTGGCTGCGGAGCTACAAACCCGAGGAGCTGTTCGACGACGCCGGCCGACTGATCCCCGAACTGAAGGAACTCGCCCCCACCGGCAACCTGCGCATGAGCGCCAGCCCCCACGCCAACGGCGGCATCCTGCGCCGGGCGCTGCGCATGCCGGATTTTCGCACCTATGCGGCGGACGTCGGCACCCCGGGGACCACCCGCGCCATGAATACCAAGCCCTTGGGCGCCATGCTGCGCGACATCATGGCGGATAACATGCGCAATTTCAGGGTCTTCGGCCCGGACGAGAACAGTTCCAACAAGCTCGACGCGATCTATGCGGTCAGTAAGAAGCTGTGGCTGTGCGATTACAAACCGGAGGACGCCGACGGCGGTGAGCTCGCCCCCGACGGGCGCGTCCTGGAGATGCTCTCCGAGCACACGCTCGAGGGCTGGTACGAGGGCTATCTGCTCACCGGCCGCCACGGCTTCTTCGCCACCTACGAGGCCTTCGTCCACGTCATCGACAGCATGTACAACCAGCACGCCAAATGGCTGGCCATCTGTAACGAGATCCCCTGGCGGGCGCCCGTCTCCTCGCTCAACCTGCTGATCACCTCCACCGTCTGGCGCCAGGACCACAACGGCTTCACCCATCAGGACCCCGGATTCCTGGACGTGGTGGTCAACAAGAACCCGCACGTCACCCGCATCTACCTGCCCCCGGACGTGAATTGCCTGCTGTCCACGGCGGACCACTGCCTGCGCAGCATGAACAACATCAACGTCATCGTCTGCGACAAGCAGGACCACCTGCAATATCTCAGCATGGACGAGGCGGTCAAGCACTGCACCAAGGGTCTGGGGATCTGGGAATGGGCGAGCAACGACCAGGGCGCCGAGCCCGACGTGGTGATGGTGGGCTGCGGCGACATCCCCACCAAGGAGGCCCTGGCCGCCACGGCGATGCTGCGCGAGGCCTTCGCGGACATCAAGATCCGCTTCGTCAACGTCGTGGACCTCTTCCGGATGCAGCCGGCCGGCGAGCACCCCCACGGCCTGTCCGACGCCGACTTCGACTCCATCTTCACCAAGAACAGGCCGATCATCTTCAACTTCCACGGCTACCCCTGGCTGATCCACCGCCTGGCCTACCGCCGCACCAACCACGCAAACCTGCATGTGCGCGGCTACAAGGAGAAAGGCAACATCAACACCCCCCTGGAGCTGGCGATCAGCAACGAGATCGACCGCTTCAGCCTGGCCATCGACGTGATCAACCGGGTCCCGCGCCTCCAGGCCACCGGCGCCCATGTCAAGCAGCGCCTGCGCGACCTCCAGATCGAGGCACGCGCCTACGCCTTCGAGAACGGGATCGACAAGCCGGAGTTCGATCAGTGGACCTGGCCCTTGTAA
- a CDS encoding glycogen/starch/alpha-glucan phosphorylase, producing the protein MSPEKTLEAPDPAATPTHEHTRTGMSKDALNRAFIDNLFYVQGRFREVASPNDLYMAAAYTVRDRLLGRWIKCAETYRDSKARTVCYFSAEFLLGPHLLNNLVNLGITDVAGEAGAELGLDLHELIETEEEPGLGNGGLGRLAACYMDSLSTVQIPAIGYGIRYEFGIFDQVIEDGWQVEKSDTWLKNGNPWEILRHGLRFPVKFGGRTEQYHDEHGTLRVRWLADMEVIGVGYDTPILGYGVGNVSLLRLWKSEACESFDFQSFNVGDYYGAVQAKIEAETISKVLYPNDEPSAGKELRLKQQYFFVSCSLQDMIRLQLHTVGPLDGLADKFVAQLNDTHPAIAIAELMRLLMDEHGMGWDQAWGITHKTFCYTNHTLLPEALETWSVRLFEKLLPRHLEIIYEINRRFLDEVRVRFLNDEGRVARMSLIGEEGGRRVRMANLAVVGSSAVNGVAQLHSELVKTTILKDFYDLWPERFHNVTNGVTPRRFIAVCNPRLAALITETCGDDRWLTDLNCLRELENYADDADFQGRWRAVKTAAKRNLARWLTKHAWVTVDPESLFDVQAKRLHEYKRQHLNLLHIVSLYQRLKQDPNLPMVPRTFIFGAKAAPGYHLAKLIIKLINAVADVINHDPQVNDSLRVAFMPNFNVQNGQRLYPAADISEQISLAGKEASGTGNMKFSMNGALTIGTLDGANVEIREEVGEDNFFLFGMTAEEVSRRQAEGYRPWDICRDDHELKSVLDLITSGLFSHGDTTLFRPLIDNLIHQDPFMVLADYRAYLDCQERVSRAWADRPRWERMSILNVARMGKFSSDRAIREYAEKIWKVKPLPVSL; encoded by the coding sequence ATGTCCCCCGAGAAGACGCTCGAAGCCCCGGACCCGGCAGCGACTCCGACCCACGAGCACACCCGTACCGGCATGTCGAAGGACGCGCTCAACCGCGCCTTCATCGACAACCTGTTCTATGTCCAGGGCCGCTTCCGCGAGGTCGCCAGCCCCAACGACCTCTACATGGCGGCCGCCTACACGGTACGCGACCGCCTGCTGGGGCGCTGGATCAAGTGTGCCGAGACCTACCGGGACTCCAAGGCCCGCACGGTCTGCTACTTTTCCGCCGAGTTTCTGCTCGGACCCCACCTGCTCAACAACCTGGTCAACCTCGGGATCACCGATGTGGCCGGCGAGGCCGGCGCCGAGTTGGGACTCGATCTGCACGAACTCATCGAGACCGAAGAGGAACCAGGTCTGGGCAACGGCGGCCTGGGCCGGCTCGCCGCCTGTTACATGGACTCGCTCAGCACGGTGCAGATCCCCGCCATCGGCTACGGCATCCGCTATGAATTCGGCATCTTCGACCAGGTGATCGAGGACGGCTGGCAGGTGGAGAAGAGCGACACCTGGCTCAAGAACGGCAACCCCTGGGAGATCCTGCGCCACGGGCTGCGCTTCCCGGTCAAGTTCGGCGGCCGCACCGAGCAGTACCACGACGAGCACGGCACCTTGCGCGTGCGTTGGCTGGCGGACATGGAGGTCATCGGGGTCGGCTATGACACCCCGATCCTGGGCTACGGGGTCGGCAACGTCAGCCTGTTGCGACTGTGGAAGTCCGAGGCCTGCGAGTCATTCGACTTCCAGTCATTCAACGTCGGCGACTACTATGGCGCGGTCCAGGCCAAGATCGAGGCCGAAACCATCTCCAAGGTCCTCTATCCCAACGACGAGCCCTCGGCAGGCAAGGAACTGCGCTTGAAGCAGCAGTATTTCTTCGTCTCCTGCTCGCTCCAGGACATGATCCGGCTGCAGTTGCATACGGTCGGCCCGCTCGATGGCCTGGCCGACAAGTTCGTCGCCCAGCTCAACGATACCCATCCGGCCATCGCGATAGCGGAATTGATGCGGCTGCTGATGGACGAGCACGGCATGGGCTGGGACCAGGCTTGGGGCATCACCCACAAGACCTTCTGCTACACCAATCACACCCTGCTGCCCGAGGCCCTGGAGACCTGGTCCGTGCGGCTCTTCGAGAAGCTACTGCCGCGTCACCTGGAGATCATCTACGAGATCAACCGGCGCTTTCTGGACGAGGTGCGGGTGCGCTTCCTCAACGACGAGGGGCGGGTCGCGCGGATGTCGCTGATCGGTGAAGAGGGCGGCCGACGGGTACGCATGGCCAACCTGGCGGTGGTCGGATCGAGCGCGGTGAACGGCGTGGCGCAACTGCACTCCGAACTGGTCAAGACCACCATTCTCAAGGATTTCTACGACCTGTGGCCCGAACGCTTCCACAACGTCACCAACGGGGTCACCCCGCGCCGCTTCATCGCCGTCTGCAACCCCCGCCTGGCCGCCCTGATCACCGAGACCTGCGGCGACGACCGCTGGCTGACGGACCTCAACTGCCTGCGCGAATTGGAAAACTATGCGGACGACGCCGACTTTCAGGGGCGCTGGCGCGCGGTCAAGACCGCCGCCAAGCGCAACCTGGCCCGGTGGCTCACGAAACATGCCTGGGTCACGGTGGACCCGGAGAGCCTGTTCGACGTCCAGGCCAAGCGCCTGCACGAATACAAACGCCAGCACCTGAACCTGCTGCACATCGTCAGCCTCTACCAGCGCCTCAAGCAGGACCCGAACCTGCCCATGGTCCCACGCACCTTCATCTTCGGGGCCAAGGCCGCGCCCGGCTATCACCTCGCCAAGCTGATCATCAAGCTGATCAACGCGGTGGCCGATGTCATCAATCACGACCCCCAGGTCAACGACAGCCTGCGCGTCGCCTTCATGCCCAACTTCAATGTCCAGAACGGCCAGCGGCTCTATCCCGCCGCCGACATCTCGGAGCAGATCTCATTGGCCGGCAAGGAGGCCTCGGGGACCGGCAATATGAAGTTCTCCATGAACGGCGCCCTGACCATCGGCACCCTGGACGGGGCCAACGTGGAGATCCGCGAAGAGGTCGGGGAGGACAACTTCTTCCTCTTCGGCATGACCGCCGAGGAGGTCAGCCGACGCCAGGCAGAAGGCTATCGACCCTGGGATATCTGCCGCGACGACCACGAGTTGAAATCGGTGCTCGATCTCATCACTTCGGGCCTCTTCTCCCACGGCGACACCACCCTGTTCCGACCGCTGATCGACAACCTGATCCACCAGGACCCCTTCATGGTACTGGCCGACTACCGCGCCTATCTCGACTGCCAGGAGCGCGTCAGCCGCGCCTGGGCGGACCGGCCGCGCTGGGAGCGGATGTCGATACTCAATGTCGCGCGCATGGGAAAATTCTCCTCCGACCGGGCGATTCGGGAATATGCCGAGAAGATCTGGAAGGTCAAGCCGCTGCCGGTTTCACTCTAG
- a CDS encoding Hsp20/alpha crystallin family protein, whose translation MTHRRLAIALAGALAAASPALAWTGYGPGGAKEPGRFPPPSAADAPVAAPKAGTGTEPPVNGGGRQALPGGPPRLDVVGDTEANGYLLRIKVSGGRPDAVEVTPSGQSLNLSLRTGGSSIEQGSVGDGGYRQGSSAAQGSVRRRVPLPADADLRRLTREVKDDTLLLHIPRVTGRRAAPGGPPDPKPNLDSGQGAR comes from the coding sequence ATGACCCACCGCCGCCTCGCAATCGCCCTCGCCGGCGCGCTGGCCGCGGCCAGCCCGGCCCTGGCCTGGACCGGCTACGGCCCGGGAGGCGCCAAGGAACCTGGCCGTTTTCCGCCGCCATCGGCCGCTGACGCGCCCGTCGCGGCCCCCAAGGCGGGAACCGGCACCGAGCCCCCGGTCAACGGGGGCGGCCGGCAGGCGCTCCCCGGGGGGCCGCCGCGCCTTGATGTCGTAGGCGACACCGAGGCCAACGGCTATCTGCTCCGGATCAAGGTCAGCGGCGGCCGACCGGACGCGGTCGAGGTCACCCCGAGCGGCCAAAGCCTCAACCTCTCGCTGCGCACCGGCGGCAGTTCGATTGAGCAGGGCAGCGTCGGCGACGGCGGCTACCGGCAAGGCTCCAGCGCCGCCCAGGGGTCGGTCAGACGGCGCGTGCCGCTACCGGCCGACGCCGACCTGCGCCGCCTGACCCGGGAGGTCAAGGACGACACCCTGCTGCTGCACATCCCGCGGGTCACGGGACGCCGCGCCGCCCCCGGCGGGCCGCCCGACCCCAAGCCAAACCTGGACAGCGGCCAGGGCGCCCGCTGA
- a CDS encoding MiaB/RimO family radical SAM methylthiotransferase — protein sequence MRTRPRVLLKSFGCRLNEAELEDWAQGFRARGFDLAGDAGPADLVVINTCAVTAEAARKSRQWLRRAHRAHPHARLVLSGCLASLEAADLARESGVALLIDNRDKDRLVALAAAALDLPILAQGSTGTAPNPLFARGRQRAFIKVQDGCRHACTFCVTTLARGPERDRPLSAIIAAINRSVADGVREVLLTGVHLGGYGSTLGGDLAVLVRAVLDETQIPRLRLGSLEPWDLPDGFWDLFADPRLMPHLHLPLQSGADTVLRRMARRCKTEEFAQLASLGRAAVPGLNLSTDIIAGFPGETEAEWQETLGFVAAMGFGQVHCFAYSPRAGTRAAALADQVDADTKRARVMELKDLADQLQRQVFASQVGRDCRVLREAQPRGGRPGDLFGYTPNYLPVRIDGHPDAAAVGEILEVKIRGIDPDGGALRGSLRDQAG from the coding sequence ATGCGCACCCGCCCCCGCGTCCTGCTCAAGTCATTCGGCTGCCGCCTCAACGAGGCCGAACTGGAGGACTGGGCGCAGGGCTTTCGGGCGCGCGGCTTCGACCTGGCCGGGGACGCGGGGCCGGCGGACCTGGTGGTCATCAACACCTGCGCCGTCACCGCGGAGGCGGCACGCAAGTCGCGCCAATGGTTGCGGCGCGCCCACCGCGCCCACCCGCACGCGCGCCTGGTGCTCTCCGGCTGTCTGGCGTCACTGGAGGCGGCGGACCTGGCGCGCGAATCCGGGGTGGCGCTCCTCATCGACAACCGCGACAAGGACCGGCTGGTGGCGCTTGCCGCGGCGGCCCTGGACCTGCCGATCCTGGCGCAAGGCTCCACCGGGACAGCGCCCAACCCCCTGTTCGCCCGCGGCCGACAGCGCGCCTTCATCAAGGTGCAGGACGGCTGCCGCCACGCCTGCACCTTCTGTGTGACCACCTTGGCGCGGGGTCCGGAGCGCGACCGCCCGCTCTCGGCGATCATCGCTGCCATCAACCGGTCCGTCGCCGACGGGGTGCGCGAGGTCCTGCTCACCGGGGTCCATCTGGGCGGCTACGGCAGCACCCTCGGGGGCGACCTGGCCGTGCTGGTGCGCGCGGTGCTCGATGAGACCCAAATCCCACGCCTGCGCCTGGGCTCGCTCGAACCCTGGGACCTGCCGGACGGCTTCTGGGACCTGTTCGCCGACCCGCGCCTCATGCCCCACCTGCACCTGCCGCTGCAGAGCGGCGCCGACACCGTACTGCGGCGCATGGCGCGGCGCTGCAAGACCGAGGAGTTCGCCCAGTTGGCCTCACTGGGGCGGGCCGCGGTGCCGGGGCTCAACCTCAGCACCGACATCATCGCCGGTTTCCCCGGCGAGACCGAAGCGGAGTGGCAGGAAACCCTGGGCTTCGTCGCCGCCATGGGCTTCGGCCAGGTCCATTGCTTCGCCTACTCACCGCGGGCCGGCACCCGCGCGGCCGCGCTTGCCGACCAGGTGGATGCCGACACCAAACGGGCGCGGGTCATGGAACTGAAAGACCTGGCGGATCAGTTGCAACGGCAGGTCTTCGCGTCCCAGGTCGGCCGCGACTGCCGGGTCCTGCGCGAGGCCCAGCCGCGCGGGGGACGGCCCGGGGACCTGTTCGGCTATACGCCCAATTACCTGCCGGTGCGCATCGACGGGCATCCGGACGCGGCGGCGGTCGGTGAGATCCTGGAGGTCAAGATCCGCGGCATCGACCCGGACGGCGGGGCCTTGCGGGGGAGTCTTCGCGATCAGGCCGGGTAA
- a CDS encoding BrnA antitoxin family protein — protein MITFGAVKCRANLADHGIDLAAPEPNMKRNATSKPSISPEQMAAAPERVEDPDCPYEPNEPAAVAAYWQGAITSHGLAELRETRAARRRGPGRAAIKVSTTIRLSPEVLAAFRADGPGWQTLMDNALRLAQDARQRPRPE, from the coding sequence ATGATCACCTTCGGCGCGGTCAAGTGCCGCGCCAATCTCGCCGACCATGGCATCGACCTTGCCGCGCCGGAACCAAACATGAAACGTAACGCTACTTCCAAGCCATCCATCAGCCCTGAGCAGATGGCCGCGGCCCCGGAGCGCGTCGAGGACCCGGACTGCCCCTACGAGCCCAATGAACCGGCTGCCGTGGCCGCGTACTGGCAGGGGGCCATCACGAGCCACGGACTTGCCGAGTTGCGCGAGACCCGGGCGGCGCGCCGCCGCGGTCCGGGCCGGGCCGCCATCAAGGTCTCGACGACGATCCGGCTCAGCCCCGAGGTCTTGGCCGCGTTTCGCGCCGACGGACCCGGCTGGCAGACGCTCATGGACAATGCCTTGAGACTGGCTCAAGACGCGCGCCAGCGCCCCCGTCCGGAGTGA
- a CDS encoding type I restriction-modification system subunit M translates to MSMNNFSEKVSFIWGVADLLRGDYKPSEYGRVILPFILLRRLDQVLALTREAVWNTDGAGDKLPAALRERMLMKSAACGFYNLDRLDFPKVLQDPDNIAANLTRFLHGFSANVRDILERFRFETQIARLDHANLLFLVARRFIELDLHPYRRHPDGSLLLGPDGQPEPNVTNHEMGSIFEELIRRFSEQSNETAGEHFTPREVIAFMVNLLFAEDDEALQQPGLVRTLYDPACGTGGMLSVAEDHLGRLNPQARLEVFGQELNDESYAICKADMLVKGQAADNIKCGNSFSADALPDLKADYLISNPPFGVDWSKAEKAVKDEHETQGHGGRFGPGLPRKNDGSLLFLLHMLSKMKRPHQGGSRLAIVFNGSPLFTGAAASGESEIRRWIIENDWLEAIVALPDQMFYNTGISTYVWLLTNRKAPARRGKVQLINGVNRFRKMRKSLGDKRKELGPDDIDTLTRLYADFTAGPEVKVFDNADFGFHRITVERPLRLNFQASPERIERLKEEKTWQALLTSKKKGGGAAAEILEGEATQRAVLDLLKTLAAPLDRTSAAPSTEPTAPLYKNRDVFTKSLKSAARTRGLKLAAPVLKAILSALSERDESADVCTDNGQPEPDPDLRDYENVPLKDDIGAYLEREVLPHVPDAWVDHSKTKIGYEIPFTRHFYVYQAPRPLAVIRSEIEALESEIQGLLGRVLG, encoded by the coding sequence CTGTCCATGAACAATTTCTCCGAAAAGGTCAGCTTCATCTGGGGGGTGGCCGACCTGCTGCGCGGCGATTACAAACCGTCTGAATACGGCCGCGTCATCCTCCCCTTCATCCTGCTGCGGCGCCTCGACCAGGTCCTGGCCCTGACGCGCGAGGCGGTCTGGAACACCGACGGCGCCGGCGACAAGCTGCCGGCGGCCCTGCGCGAGCGGATGCTGATGAAGAGCGCCGCCTGCGGCTTCTACAACCTGGACCGGCTCGACTTCCCCAAGGTCTTGCAGGACCCGGACAATATCGCCGCCAATCTCACGCGCTTCCTGCACGGTTTCTCGGCCAATGTGCGCGACATCCTGGAGCGCTTCCGTTTCGAGACCCAGATCGCCCGGCTCGACCACGCCAACCTGCTGTTCCTGGTCGCGCGCCGGTTCATCGAACTCGACCTGCACCCCTACCGGCGCCATCCCGACGGCAGCCTGCTGCTGGGGCCGGACGGTCAGCCCGAGCCCAATGTCACCAACCACGAGATGGGCTCGATCTTTGAGGAGCTGATCCGCCGCTTCTCGGAGCAATCCAACGAGACCGCCGGTGAGCACTTCACCCCGCGCGAGGTCATCGCCTTCATGGTCAACCTGCTGTTCGCCGAGGACGATGAGGCCCTGCAACAGCCCGGCCTGGTGCGCACCCTCTATGACCCGGCCTGCGGCACCGGCGGTATGTTGTCGGTGGCCGAGGACCATCTGGGCCGACTCAACCCGCAGGCGCGGCTCGAGGTCTTCGGCCAGGAACTGAACGACGAGTCCTATGCCATCTGCAAGGCCGATATGCTGGTCAAGGGCCAGGCGGCCGACAACATCAAGTGCGGCAACTCCTTCTCGGCGGACGCACTGCCGGACTTGAAGGCCGACTATCTGATCAGCAATCCGCCCTTCGGCGTCGACTGGTCCAAGGCCGAAAAGGCCGTCAAGGACGAGCACGAGACCCAAGGACATGGCGGGCGCTTCGGCCCCGGCCTGCCGCGCAAGAACGACGGCTCGCTTTTGTTCCTGCTGCACATGCTGAGCAAGATGAAGCGCCCGCACCAAGGCGGCAGCCGGCTCGCCATCGTCTTCAACGGCTCCCCGCTCTTCACCGGCGCGGCCGCGTCCGGCGAGAGCGAGATCCGCCGCTGGATCATCGAGAACGACTGGCTGGAGGCCATCGTCGCCCTGCCCGACCAGATGTTCTACAACACCGGCATCAGCACCTACGTCTGGCTCCTGACCAACCGCAAGGCGCCCGCACGCCGCGGTAAGGTCCAGCTCATCAACGGCGTCAACCGCTTCCGCAAGATGCGCAAGTCGCTCGGCGACAAGCGCAAGGAACTGGGGCCGGACGACATCGACACCCTGACCCGACTCTATGCGGACTTCACCGCAGGCCCCGAGGTCAAGGTCTTCGACAATGCCGACTTCGGCTTCCACCGCATCACGGTGGAGCGCCCCCTGCGGCTCAATTTCCAGGCAAGCCCCGAGCGCATCGAGCGTCTGAAGGAGGAGAAGACCTGGCAGGCACTCTTGACCAGCAAGAAGAAGGGCGGCGGCGCCGCGGCCGAGATCCTGGAGGGCGAGGCCACCCAGAGGGCCGTGCTCGACCTGCTCAAGACCCTCGCCGCCCCCCTAGACCGGACCAGCGCAGCGCCGTCCACCGAGCCGACCGCACCGCTCTACAAGAACCGCGACGTCTTCACCAAGTCACTCAAGTCCGCCGCCAGGACGAGGGGCCTCAAGCTCGCCGCCCCGGTCCTCAAGGCCATCCTGAGCGCGCTGTCCGAGCGTGACGAGAGCGCCGATGTTTGCACCGACAACGGCCAGCCGGAGCCGGACCCGGACCTGCGCGACTACGAGAACGTACCGCTCAAGGACGACATCGGCGCCTACCTGGAGCGCGAGGTCCTGCCCCATGTGCCGGATGCCTGGGTGGACCATTCCAAGACCAAAATCGGTTACGAGATCCCCTTTACCCGGCACTTCTATGTCTACCAGGCGCCGCGGCCGTTGGCGGTGATACGTAGCGAAATCGAGGCGTTGGAAAGCGAGATTCAGGGGTTGCTGGGGAGGGTACTCGGATGA
- a CDS encoding Abi family protein, translating to MRYAKPHTSLQKQIELLTNRAMVIADSASALNDLSHIGYYRLRGYWIPFETTDATGSDHRFLAGTTFEQVLNLYTFDRALRLLVNDAIKRIEISVRNQWVDVLADAHGPHAYLDSSLFSSHRQYGRSLCAHHARLWNREVTVTMQLPRTKPASLIPSLDPGPDANQAPRRIYNTLVMLAYFMDCINPGHDWRERLFALLERHQVDVRQMGFPEDYTERAIWRS from the coding sequence ATGAGATACGCGAAACCCCACACCTCCCTCCAAAAGCAGATTGAGTTGTTGACCAACCGCGCGATGGTCATCGCCGACTCGGCCTCTGCGCTCAACGACCTATCCCATATCGGCTACTACCGGCTCCGGGGATACTGGATACCCTTCGAGACGACCGATGCCACCGGAAGCGACCACCGATTCCTCGCTGGTACGACCTTTGAGCAGGTTCTGAACCTTTATACTTTCGACCGGGCACTACGCCTGCTGGTAAACGATGCGATCAAGCGCATCGAGATTTCTGTGCGCAACCAGTGGGTTGATGTGCTCGCGGATGCCCACGGACCGCACGCCTACCTGGATTCCTCGCTCTTCTCCAGCCACCGCCAATATGGTCGCAGTCTCTGCGCCCATCATGCGCGCTTGTGGAACCGCGAGGTCACTGTGACGATGCAACTCCCGCGCACCAAGCCTGCTTCGCTGATCCCCAGCCTTGACCCCGGCCCTGATGCCAATCAGGCCCCGCGCCGCATCTATAACACGCTCGTGATGCTGGCCTACTTTATGGACTGCATCAACCCCGGCCACGACTGGAGGGAGCGGTTGTTCGCATTGCTTGAACGCCATCAGGTCGATGTGCGACAGATGGGGTTTCCTGAGGATTACACGGAGCGGGCGATATGGAGAAGCTGA